The Blautia obeum ATCC 29174 region GTCCTGAATCTGTGTATCTTCTGAATCTGAGAAACGATCAACAATATCTCCCAGACTGCAGCCGGATAAAGTGATCAGAAAAAGTGATCCGATACAGACCACCAGTATTTTTTTCATGAAACTCCTTTCTGTGTTACAGCTTTAGGCTGCACACGGAACCAATACGTATAAAAATCAGTAAAGCCAAGAGATGCATACAGTCGTTTGGCAGCGGTATTTCCCTGAACGACCTGAAGATAGGCATTTTCAGCACCTTTTTTCATGCCCTCCGTGAGAAGTGCAGTACAGATCTGGCGTGCAAATCCCTGTCCGCGATATTTTTCCTTTACATGGATCGCGTAGATTCCGATGTAGTCACGGTCAAGGATACCAAGTCCTGTAGCGATGATCTTCCCCTCTTTCCAGATGGAAGCACAGATCGTTTCTTTGGGAATGGCACGATACATAGAAGGAACAACGGCCCGGTGGATCGGGTTTGTCATTCCTTTCAGATCAAAAAGACTTGTGATCCAGATATCCGGAATCTCATCCGTGATCGTTACGGCAGAATATGGCGCATCCAGACGTGCATCACTCAGCTGAAGCGTCATGACTTCAGTTACATGCTGGATCTCATAACCGCGGTTTTCGAGAGTATAATCAAAATCCGGAGATACCAGCGGACTGATCTTAAAGATAGCAGGAGATCCCAGACGTTTGTAAACATCTTCGCAGTAGGCAACCTTTTCACGCCATGGAAGCGTAGAGTTTCCAAATTGTTCCACACTGTTGGTACGATGTGTATAGAAATAAGAAAATCGCAGGATCCAGCCATCGTAAAGCTCCATTTTGTGAGATGGCCAGGCATTCAGCGACATATCTTCGATTTTTTTGATGTTTTTTTCCATGATGAAGATAAAGCCTCCCTTTTGCTGTTGCTTTTTATTATACCGAACAGAGGCGGATTGTGCAACCGCAAGTCCGGTGCATAAATGTCGGAAATACAGAGAATTTGGCGAACGAATCTTCTTTACAAAACGGCACGGTCCGTTCTATAATAAAACTCACCAGAGATCTTCTGGTATTCATAACCGTCGGTTCAGACGGAAATCCCTTTTTTATAATTGAGATAATTGTATACAGAAAGGAGTGTGATTGGTGTTATTGGTGGCAGGATACTGCTTCTGACGATCACCGGAGTTGCTGTTTTAATGGATCTGTATCAGATGAAAATAAAAAACAGCTGGATCCTTTTTTCGATGCTGATCGGGTTCGTATATGATCTGTGGCGTGGAGGATGGAATGGAACGGCATTTTTTATTTCAGGTACAGGAATTCCACTGGTGGTTCTCGGATGGCTGTTTTATTTCCGAATGCTTGGTTCGGGAGATATCAAACTTTTTTGTGTACTGGGAGGAATTATGGGACCAGTACATATTCTGTGGTGTATCTGGTATGCATTTCTGACAGGAGGGCTGCTTTCACTGGCCATTCTGATCTTGTGCGGCGGTTTCAGCCAGCGAATCCAATATTTGGTCAAATATATGAAAACGTATATCCGGACAGGCGAACGGAAAGCTTATTACCGAAATGGGACTGCGTGGGAAAATATTCATTTCACGGTTCCTGTCTTTATGAGTGTGATGCTGTATGCAGGAGGTATGTATTGAAAAAACAAATTTTTGCAGTCTGTGATCTGGAGGCAGAGTATGCCTGCAACTTTATGGACTATCTGAATCAGAAGAAAAATATCCCTTTTGAAATCCAGGCTTTTACCAGTGTGGAAAGTCTGGTGGCATATGTGAAGAAGAACCCCGTAGAGTTGCTGTTGATTTCTTCGGAGGCAATGTGCCGGGAAGTAGGAGAACTGGATATTGGTAAGATCGTGATCCTGACAGAGGGAAGTAAGCCAAAGGAACTGGAGAAGTATACTGGTGTGTATAAATATCAGGCATCATCAGATGTAGTACGCGAAGTGATGGCCTGTTATGGTGCGGAGAAGGCAATTCTTCCGGCGCAGCTGCCAGTATTAAAGAAGACGACGGAGATACTGGGAGTATATTCGCCGCTGGGAGGCTGCCTTCAGACTTGCTTTGCACTGACACTGGCGCAGATATTGGGCAGGGAAAAAAGTGTCCTTTATCTGAATCTGGAAGAGTATGCCGGGTTTGAAGAACTGATGCAGAAAAAATTTTTACATACACTCAGTGATCTTCTGTATTTTGTAAAACAGGGAAGTACAGGGATTGCAGTTAAGATGAATGGAATGGCAGAGAGTATGGGAAACGTGGATTTTATTCCACCTGTGCAGTCACCGGAGGATATCAGAGGAACTTCCTGGCAGGATTGGGAACATCTTTTGCAGGAAATCATTCTCCACAGTTCTTATGAGACGATTGTACTTGATATAGGAAACGGGATCGAGGAGGTTTTTCAGATGCTGGACATGTGTACTACGGTTTATACTCCGATAAAAACAGACAAAATGTCACGGAGTAAACTGGCACAGTTTGAAGAACTTCTGAGTGTGCGGGATTATCCGCAGATTTTGAGCCGTATGGTAAAACTGAATCTGCCGTATGGACAGGAAGTCCTGGCAGAGCCGTTTCGCGCAGAGCAGCTGATCTGGGGAACGCTTGGCGATTTTGTCAGAGAACTGCTCGGAAAGGATGAGGTATGAGCAGAGAAACTTTTCAGTCACTGAGAATGCTTCTGATGGAAAAACTGGATCTTGCAAGAGAACTGACCGATGAAGAGATCCTGGAAGAAATTGATACACTGATTCTGGAGAGGATGCGGGATTCCTGCCTTTCTCTGAAGGAAAAAGTACAGCTCCGTCAGGAATTGTTTCATTCTGTAAGAAAACTGGATGTGCTGCAGGAACTGATCGAGGACGAAACGGTGACAGAGATCATGGTGAATGGTCCGGATGCAATATTTGTGGAACGGGCCGGAAAGCTTTCCCGTTGGGAAAAGACCTTTACTTCCGGAGAAAAGCTGGAAGATGTGATCCAGCAGATCGTCGGAAAATGCAACCGGGTGGTCAACGAATCAATGCCTATTGTGGATGCCCGTCTGGAGAACGGAGCCAGAGTGAATGCGGTGGTCCGCCCGGTTGCATTGAATGGTCCGATACTGACGATCCGCCGTTTTCCGGATACACCGATCACCATGGAAAAACTGATCGCGCTTGGAAGTCTGCCTGCGGAATGTGCGGAATTTCTGAAAACACTGGTCAGGGCAAGATATTCCATGGTCATTGGCGGAGGAACAGGAAGTGGAAAAACAACGTTTCTTGGAGCACTGTCCAATTTTATACCCAGTGACGAGAGACTGATCACTATTGAAGACAATGCCGAACTGAAGATTCAGGGTATTGAGAATCTGGTACGGCTGGAGGCAAAGATGGCAAATACAGAAGGTGCAACATCAGTTACGATACGTGATCTGATCAAGACCGCTCTTCGTATGCGACCGGACCGTATTGTTGTGGGTGAAGTTCGCGGAGGCGAGGCGGTAGATATGCTACAGGCACTGAATACCGGTCATGAAGGCAGTTTGAGTACGGCACATGCCAATTCGGCCGAGGATATGCTCTCTCGTCTGGAAACAATGACTTTGATGGGAGTAGATCTTCCGCTGGAAGCGATTCGACGTCAGATTGCCTCAGGAGTGGATATACTGATCCATCTGGGAAGAATGCGGGATAAAAGCCGGAAAGTACTGGAGATAACAGAAATCTGTGGATTCGAAGATCATGAAATAAAAACCCGGACATTATATCAGTGGCAGGAGGGAAAAGGGCTGGTGCAGATTGCGTCCCTTCTGAACCGGGAAAAACTGATACGGGCAGGGGTGACTATATGAAACAGAATTATGCGGAATATCATTTTTCAAAAACAGAGATTCTGAAATATCTGATACAGAGCATTCTGCTCTGTGGAGCAATGGATTATCTGTTTTATCAAAACTGGTGGCTGATGCTGCTGACAGTTCCTGTTACTGTCCTGTTTATGAGACTGAAAAAGAAAGGATTGATCAGAGAACGAAAAAGGAAACTGAATTATCAGTTCAAGGATGCACTGAATGCATTAAGCGTAGCTGTACAGGCTGGTTACTCTGTCGAAAATGCAGTGGCAGCATGTTCCAGGGATCTGGAGAGACTGTATCCGAAAGAGACAGATATCGTGAAGGAGTTTCATTACATAGAAACACAGCTCAGAGTCAGTGTTCCGGTTGAGGAACTTTTACTGAGCCTTGGAGACAGGAGTGGTATTGAAGATGTGGAAAATTTTGCTGCAGTATTTTACACCGCCAAGAGAACCGGTGGAGATATGAATCGGATCATACAGACTTCTGCGCGGATGCTTGGAGACAAGATCGATGTCCGTAAAGAAATTGAGACAACGCTGGCGGCGAAGAAAGCAGAACAGATGATCATGAGTCTGATGCCGGCCGGAATCATTCTCTACCTGAAACTGACCTCTCCGGGATTCTTAAGCGTACTGTATGGAAATCTTTTTGGAATGTGTGCGATGACACTTTGTCTAGGGATTTATGTGTTATCTTACTGGCTTGGGCGCAGAATTGTTGATATTGAAGTGTAGGAGAAAGCAGTATGTGGGTACATTTTATTATTTTTATGACAGCGTTTGGCACTGTGCTAGTCTGGAAAGCAGGGTGGCTCAGGCTGGATGGTATTGCTGATAAAGAAAGCCTCCGTTTGTTTCTGATCGTTGCCGTCTGTGGAAATCTGGC contains the following coding sequences:
- a CDS encoding GNAT family N-acetyltransferase, whose protein sequence is MEKNIKKIEDMSLNAWPSHKMELYDGWILRFSYFYTHRTNSVEQFGNSTLPWREKVAYCEDVYKRLGSPAIFKISPLVSPDFDYTLENRGYEIQHVTEVMTLQLSDARLDAPYSAVTITDEIPDIWITSLFDLKGMTNPIHRAVVPSMYRAIPKETICASIWKEGKIIATGLGILDRDYIGIYAIHVKEKYRGQGFARQICTALLTEGMKKGAENAYLQVVQGNTAAKRLYASLGFTDFYTYWFRVQPKAVTQKGVS
- a CDS encoding A24 family peptidase — its product is MIGVIGGRILLLTITGVAVLMDLYQMKIKNSWILFSMLIGFVYDLWRGGWNGTAFFISGTGIPLVVLGWLFYFRMLGSGDIKLFCVLGGIMGPVHILWCIWYAFLTGGLLSLAILILCGGFSQRIQYLVKYMKTYIRTGERKAYYRNGTAWENIHFTVPVFMSVMLYAGGMY
- a CDS encoding CpaF family protein — translated: MSRETFQSLRMLLMEKLDLARELTDEEILEEIDTLILERMRDSCLSLKEKVQLRQELFHSVRKLDVLQELIEDETVTEIMVNGPDAIFVERAGKLSRWEKTFTSGEKLEDVIQQIVGKCNRVVNESMPIVDARLENGARVNAVVRPVALNGPILTIRRFPDTPITMEKLIALGSLPAECAEFLKTLVRARYSMVIGGGTGSGKTTFLGALSNFIPSDERLITIEDNAELKIQGIENLVRLEAKMANTEGATSVTIRDLIKTALRMRPDRIVVGEVRGGEAVDMLQALNTGHEGSLSTAHANSAEDMLSRLETMTLMGVDLPLEAIRRQIASGVDILIHLGRMRDKSRKVLEITEICGFEDHEIKTRTLYQWQEGKGLVQIASLLNREKLIRAGVTI
- a CDS encoding type II secretion system F family protein; the protein is MKQNYAEYHFSKTEILKYLIQSILLCGAMDYLFYQNWWLMLLTVPVTVLFMRLKKKGLIRERKRKLNYQFKDALNALSVAVQAGYSVENAVAACSRDLERLYPKETDIVKEFHYIETQLRVSVPVEELLLSLGDRSGIEDVENFAAVFYTAKRTGGDMNRIIQTSARMLGDKIDVRKEIETTLAAKKAEQMIMSLMPAGIILYLKLTSPGFLSVLYGNLFGMCAMTLCLGIYVLSYWLGRRIVDIEV